In Sphingobacterium zeae, one genomic interval encodes:
- the trxB gene encoding thioredoxin-disulfide reductase, which translates to MEFKQEVEHIQCLIIGSGPAGYTAAIYAARADMKPVVYTGIVPGGQLTQTTEVDNFPGYPKGITGPVMMEDLREQAERFGTSVRFGYVTKVDFTGEVHRIEIDGTVQVTADTVIIATGATAKWLGLESEQKYNGFGVSACAVCDGFFFKNQEVAIVGAGDTAAEEATYLAKLCSKVHMLVRRDEFRASKAMVHRVMNTPNIEVHYNSEAKEVLGDGQVVTGIRVINNKDQSEKDLEVTGFFVAIGHKPNTELFTGVLDMDETGYLITKPDSTATNIPGVFACGDVQDNVFRQAITAAGTGCMAALEAERYLAARESGE; encoded by the coding sequence ATGGAATTCAAACAAGAAGTTGAGCATATACAGTGTTTGATTATTGGTTCGGGGCCAGCAGGCTATACAGCAGCAATTTATGCAGCACGTGCGGATATGAAACCAGTGGTTTATACCGGTATTGTTCCGGGGGGACAATTGACACAAACCACTGAAGTGGACAATTTTCCAGGTTATCCAAAAGGTATTACAGGCCCCGTGATGATGGAAGATCTGCGTGAACAAGCCGAGCGCTTTGGTACTTCAGTTCGTTTTGGATATGTGACTAAAGTGGATTTTACAGGCGAGGTACACCGTATTGAGATCGACGGAACTGTACAAGTTACTGCAGATACAGTCATTATCGCAACAGGAGCAACCGCAAAGTGGTTAGGTCTGGAATCTGAACAAAAATATAATGGTTTTGGTGTTTCTGCATGTGCCGTTTGCGATGGGTTCTTCTTTAAAAACCAGGAGGTTGCGATTGTAGGTGCTGGGGATACAGCGGCAGAAGAAGCAACATATCTTGCAAAATTATGCTCAAAAGTACATATGTTGGTGCGCCGTGACGAGTTTCGTGCTTCTAAAGCAATGGTACATCGTGTTATGAACACGCCAAATATCGAAGTTCACTACAATTCTGAAGCAAAAGAAGTTCTAGGAGATGGTCAAGTGGTGACCGGAATACGTGTTATTAACAACAAGGATCAGTCTGAAAAAGATCTCGAAGTAACAGGTTTCTTTGTTGCTATTGGGCATAAGCCTAATACCGAGCTTTTCACAGGTGTATTGGATATGGATGAAACAGGCTACTTGATCACCAAACCCGATAGTACAGCTACCAATATACCAGGAGTGTTTGCTTGTGGAGACGTTCAGGATAATGTCTTCCGTCAGGCTATCACCGCTGCGGGTACAGGTTGTATGGCAGCTTTAGAAGCTGAAAGATATCTAGCGGCTAGAGAAAGCGGCGAATAA
- the ispE gene encoding 4-(cytidine 5'-diphospho)-2-C-methyl-D-erythritol kinase: MILFANAKINIGLQVIAKRPDGYHELNSVLYPLPIYDIIELSEIGSAETILNMQGEHIPGNRVDNLCLRAFLLLKEDHDIPSVSIDLIKQIPIGAGLGGGSADASFVLKGLNALFHLNLTNEQLEGYAARLGADCPFFVANNPVFATGIGTDFKPLDLNLDAYHIAVIMPNIHISTVEAYSGVQPKMSEIKLEEAIRLPIQEWKFHIRNDFEDGIFERYPLLKEIKEALYQKGAVYASMSGSGAAIYGIFWKKTDLTELEKYGKIYHPTKL, translated from the coding sequence ATGATACTTTTTGCAAACGCAAAAATAAATATCGGTCTGCAAGTAATTGCTAAGCGCCCAGATGGCTATCACGAGCTGAATAGTGTTCTTTATCCGCTGCCAATTTACGACATTATCGAATTATCGGAGATTGGCTCGGCGGAAACTATATTAAATATGCAAGGAGAACATATTCCAGGAAATCGTGTTGACAATCTTTGTTTAAGAGCTTTTCTATTGCTAAAAGAGGATCATGATATTCCAAGTGTTTCAATCGATTTGATCAAACAAATTCCAATTGGAGCGGGATTGGGTGGAGGTTCTGCAGATGCATCTTTTGTATTAAAAGGACTTAATGCGCTTTTCCATTTGAATCTTACCAATGAGCAGCTAGAAGGTTATGCGGCAAGACTTGGCGCAGACTGTCCTTTTTTTGTTGCGAATAATCCTGTTTTTGCAACAGGCATCGGTACTGATTTTAAGCCTTTGGATTTGAACCTTGATGCCTACCATATCGCGGTAATCATGCCTAATATCCATATTTCCACTGTTGAAGCCTATTCAGGTGTACAACCTAAAATGTCCGAAATTAAATTGGAAGAAGCAATACGTCTGCCTATTCAGGAATGGAAGTTTCACATTCGAAATGATTTTGAGGATGGTATATTTGAGCGTTACCCATTGTTGAAAGAAATTAAAGAAGCCTTATATCAAAAAGGTGCAGTGTACGCTTCCATGTCTGGATCAGGAGCGGCTATTTATGGTATATTTTGGAAAAAGACGGATTTAACCGAACTTGAGAAATATGGCAAGATCTACCATCCTACCAAGCTGTAG
- a CDS encoding 3'-5' exonuclease, protein MELKLKRPLVFFDLETTGVNVASDRIVEVSFLKVMPSGEETVYTKKINPEIPIPAESSFFHGIYDEDVKHAPNFKAIAVELASFIADGDLAGYNSNKFDVPMLMEEFLRAGVDFSLEGRAFVDVQNIFHQMEQRTLKAAYKFYCDENLENAHTAEADVRATYEVLKAQLTKYEGVPFEDKHGVVSHPVVNDVEALHAFTNLSKPVDFAGRLVYNADGLETINFGKHKGKPIVEVFEQEPSYYAWMQNGDFPLYTKKVLENIWKRYKKEKNEQKTKVAVAHSAEDKKLAKKEFNKQNEEAPQRISLDMLKGLQDKFKK, encoded by the coding sequence ATGGAATTAAAATTAAAAAGGCCATTGGTATTTTTCGATTTGGAAACTACAGGCGTTAATGTGGCTTCCGATCGTATTGTTGAAGTGTCATTTCTGAAGGTGATGCCCAGTGGAGAAGAAACAGTCTATACTAAGAAGATTAATCCGGAGATACCTATTCCGGCAGAATCCTCTTTTTTCCATGGTATCTACGATGAGGATGTAAAACATGCTCCTAATTTTAAAGCGATAGCAGTCGAACTAGCTTCTTTCATTGCGGATGGAGATTTAGCGGGATATAACTCCAATAAGTTTGATGTGCCGATGTTGATGGAGGAGTTTTTACGGGCTGGTGTTGATTTTTCATTGGAGGGTAGGGCATTTGTGGATGTTCAAAATATCTTTCATCAAATGGAACAACGGACCTTGAAAGCTGCCTACAAGTTTTATTGCGATGAAAACCTCGAAAATGCACATACTGCTGAAGCGGATGTACGCGCAACTTACGAAGTTTTGAAAGCTCAGCTGACTAAGTATGAAGGTGTACCTTTTGAAGATAAACATGGTGTGGTGTCTCATCCTGTCGTCAACGATGTGGAAGCGTTACATGCATTTACAAATTTAAGTAAGCCAGTGGATTTTGCCGGACGTCTTGTTTACAATGCCGACGGGTTGGAAACGATCAATTTTGGAAAACATAAAGGAAAACCAATTGTAGAGGTATTTGAGCAGGAGCCGAGCTACTACGCTTGGATGCAAAATGGAGATTTTCCATTGTATACCAAAAAAGTGCTAGAAAACATCTGGAAGAGGTACAAAAAGGAAAAGAATGAGCAAAAAACTAAAGTGGCTGTAGCTCATTCTGCAGAAGATAAAAAACTTGCGAAAAAGGAGTTCAACAAACAAAATGAAGAGGCGCCACAGCGCATTTCTTTGGATATGTTGAAAGGATTGCAAGATAAATTTAAAAAATAA
- a CDS encoding adenine phosphoribosyltransferase, producing the protein MIQDKLKLEIRDIVDFPKPGIVFKDITPLLKDAALCSEMIDSIVDQLKGVAIDAIAGIESRGFLFGFLLANRLGLPFIPIRKQGKLPFKTVSESYALEYGQATIEIHEDAFKKGSRILVHDDLLATGGTVVAASKLIERLGGEIVAYSFIISLDFLKAKGRLSRFSDNIYSLVSY; encoded by the coding sequence ATGATTCAAGATAAATTGAAACTGGAAATCCGGGATATAGTGGATTTTCCTAAACCTGGTATTGTATTTAAAGATATCACGCCTTTATTGAAAGATGCGGCATTGTGCAGTGAAATGATTGATTCGATTGTTGATCAATTAAAAGGTGTAGCGATTGATGCGATTGCTGGAATTGAGAGCCGAGGATTTTTATTTGGGTTTTTACTGGCAAACAGATTGGGCTTGCCTTTTATTCCAATTAGAAAGCAAGGCAAATTACCTTTTAAGACAGTATCTGAGTCCTATGCACTGGAATATGGTCAAGCTACAATTGAAATTCATGAAGATGCATTCAAAAAAGGAAGCCGAATATTGGTTCATGACGACCTTTTGGCTACAGGGGGAACAGTAGTTGCAGCTAGTAAGCTTATTGAAAGATTGGGAGGAGAGATTGTCGCTTATAGCTTTATTATCTCTTTAGACTTTTTAAAAGCGAAAGGTAGATTATCCAGGTTTAGTGACAACATCTATTCATTGGTGAGCTATTAA
- a CDS encoding M16 family metallopeptidase: MLDRTQRPVFREIGNISLKEPIKKQFGNGLPVYIFQSPEQELVRIEWIFENAYLDGEIENPLLNSALSALLKEGTNSMSSAEIADKVDFYGAFLVPEYSFDVTSLSLYTLNRHSQILLPLVKDILTEASIPQQELDTYLRNNKQKFQVSIQKNDYLARRKFYNLIFGTGNRYGRTPKLEDYDAITRMQLIELYQKEIVPGNCTLIVSGNVSDELLQELEQIFGAEWHGVPSVSLEKPVLVQGSSELSYVEKDSALQSAIRLGCQTISRTHPDYPALQFVNTLLGGFFGSRLMRNIREEKGYTYSIGSAVATLKHTGFMTIVTEVGVDVTQATLEEIEKEINLLKAKLASEDEVNLVKTYMEGSMLGSLESIFSHADKFKSVLLNEMTLTYYSYYMDQIRNMSPEKVYDIANKYLDFNAMVKVVVGKISQKEPIHQAVVN, translated from the coding sequence ATGTTGGATAGAACGCAAAGGCCTGTGTTTCGAGAAATTGGAAACATCAGTTTAAAAGAACCGATAAAGAAACAGTTTGGAAATGGTTTGCCAGTCTATATATTCCAGTCTCCTGAGCAAGAGCTGGTGCGTATCGAATGGATTTTTGAAAATGCCTATCTTGATGGAGAGATAGAGAACCCTTTGTTAAATAGCGCTTTAAGTGCTTTGCTTAAAGAGGGGACCAACTCCATGTCCAGTGCAGAGATTGCGGATAAAGTGGATTTTTATGGCGCATTTCTAGTTCCAGAATACTCTTTTGACGTGACTTCTCTATCCCTTTATACCTTGAATAGACATAGCCAAATACTTCTGCCTCTTGTAAAAGATATTCTTACGGAGGCATCGATACCACAGCAGGAGCTGGATACCTATTTACGTAACAACAAACAGAAGTTTCAAGTTTCTATTCAGAAAAATGATTATCTGGCCCGGCGTAAATTTTATAACCTGATCTTCGGTACGGGTAATCGCTATGGACGGACACCGAAGCTAGAAGATTATGACGCAATTACTCGCATGCAGTTAATCGAATTGTACCAGAAAGAAATTGTACCTGGCAATTGCACGTTAATTGTTTCTGGAAACGTTTCCGACGAGCTTTTACAAGAACTCGAGCAGATTTTTGGAGCGGAGTGGCATGGGGTGCCTTCGGTATCGTTAGAGAAACCTGTATTGGTCCAAGGTTCCTCTGAACTATCCTATGTGGAGAAAGATAGCGCTTTGCAGTCTGCTATTCGCTTAGGTTGTCAAACCATTTCAAGAACTCATCCTGATTATCCTGCTTTACAGTTTGTTAATACCTTGTTAGGAGGCTTTTTTGGTTCCCGTCTCATGCGTAATATTCGAGAAGAAAAAGGCTACACCTATAGTATTGGTTCAGCCGTAGCTACCCTCAAACATACAGGCTTCATGACCATTGTAACCGAAGTTGGGGTGGATGTAACGCAAGCGACTTTGGAAGAGATTGAAAAGGAGATCAACTTGCTGAAAGCAAAATTGGCCTCAGAAGACGAGGTAAATCTTGTTAAAACCTATATGGAAGGTTCAATGTTAGGATCATTGGAAAGTATCTTTTCGCATGCTGATAAGTTTAAAAGTGTATTGTTAAATGAGATGACGTTAACATATTATTCTTATTATATGGATCAGATTAGAAATATGTCACCTGAAAAGGTGTATGATATTGCCAATAAATATTTGGACTTTAACGCAATGGTGAAAGTTGTTGTTGGTAAAATAAGCCAGAAAGAACCAATTCATCAAGCGGTTGTAAATTAA
- the ychF gene encoding redox-regulated ATPase YchF translates to MALQCGIVGLPNVGKSTLFNCLSNAKAQAANFPFCTIEPNVGVITVPDARLNKLAELVNPQRIVPNTIEIVDIAGLVKGASKGEGLGNQFLGNIRTTNAIIHVLRCFDDGNVIHVDGSVDPIRDKEIIDTELQLKDLDTVVKRIQKVEKMAKTGGDKDAKRTFDILSIVKDHLEAGRSARTAAIDTEDFEFIQDLALLTAKPVLYVCNVDEGSVNTGNAYVERVKEAVKDEKAEVLVISAQIESEIAQLESYEERKMFLDDLGLEESGVHKLIRAAYSLLNLATYFTAGVQEVRAWTIENGFTAPQAAGVIHTDFEKGFIRAEVIKYDDFVTLGSESAVKEAGKLSVEGKTYIVQDGDIMHFRFNV, encoded by the coding sequence ATGGCTTTACAATGCGGTATCGTGGGTTTACCAAACGTCGGTAAATCAACATTATTTAACTGTTTGTCGAACGCGAAAGCGCAGGCAGCAAACTTTCCATTTTGTACAATTGAACCAAATGTTGGGGTTATTACCGTACCGGATGCCCGTCTTAATAAATTAGCTGAATTAGTCAACCCACAACGAATTGTTCCAAATACAATAGAAATCGTCGATATCGCCGGTCTTGTTAAAGGAGCATCAAAAGGTGAAGGATTAGGCAATCAGTTCCTAGGAAACATTCGTACGACCAATGCGATTATACATGTTTTAAGATGTTTTGACGATGGTAATGTTATTCACGTCGATGGCTCTGTAGACCCTATCAGAGATAAAGAAATCATCGACACTGAATTACAACTCAAGGATTTGGATACGGTTGTAAAACGTATTCAAAAGGTTGAGAAAATGGCTAAAACAGGTGGGGATAAGGATGCAAAAAGAACGTTTGATATTTTATCAATTGTGAAAGATCATCTCGAAGCCGGAAGATCTGCACGTACGGCAGCGATCGACACGGAAGATTTTGAGTTTATACAGGATCTAGCGCTGTTGACAGCCAAGCCAGTACTTTATGTATGCAACGTGGACGAAGGATCAGTCAATACAGGAAATGCTTATGTAGAACGGGTTAAAGAAGCTGTTAAAGACGAAAAAGCCGAAGTATTGGTGATTTCGGCGCAGATCGAATCGGAAATTGCCCAACTGGAAAGCTATGAAGAGCGAAAGATGTTCTTGGACGATCTAGGTTTGGAAGAATCTGGTGTGCATAAATTGATCCGTGCAGCGTATTCTCTCTTAAATTTAGCGACGTATTTTACAGCTGGCGTACAGGAGGTTCGTGCTTGGACGATCGAAAATGGCTTTACAGCTCCTCAAGCTGCAGGCGTTATCCATACTGATTTCGAAAAGGGATTTATCCGGGCTGAGGTAATAAAATACGACGATTTCGTCACACTCGGATCAGAGAGTGCCGTGAAGGAAGCTGGAAAATTATCTGTAGAAGGAAAAACATATATTGTCCAAGATGGTGATATAATGCACTTCCGCTTCAACGTGTAA
- the hemF gene encoding oxygen-dependent coproporphyrinogen oxidase, translating to MIKKEAIALAYKEIQDEICQTLEKLDGSASFEEELWEREGGGGGRTRIIQNGRILEKGGVNFSAVYGKLPETLKKSFGVDEDDFFATGVSIVIHPNNPLVPIIHMNIRYFELNDQIRWFGGGIDLTPHYVDETDARYFHQQLKAVCDKHDSTFYGKFKKWADDYFYIRHRQETRGVGGIFYDKLNSENTGLSMDEIFAFSCDLGRTFAPTYTTLVEKNRHKTFTEQQKNWQLIRRGRYVEFNLVWDSGTKFGLETNGRIESILMSLPAQANWAYDYHPEAGSEEAKTLSLLRKGINWI from the coding sequence ATGATAAAAAAAGAAGCAATTGCTTTAGCTTATAAAGAAATTCAGGATGAAATATGCCAGACGCTGGAAAAATTAGATGGTTCGGCGAGTTTTGAAGAGGAATTGTGGGAGAGAGAAGGCGGCGGGGGCGGTCGTACTAGAATTATTCAAAATGGTCGTATCTTAGAAAAAGGCGGAGTTAATTTTTCTGCTGTCTATGGGAAGTTGCCTGAAACGCTTAAAAAATCGTTCGGAGTAGATGAAGATGATTTTTTTGCTACAGGTGTTTCGATTGTGATTCATCCCAATAACCCTCTGGTGCCGATTATACACATGAATATTCGCTATTTTGAGTTAAACGATCAGATTCGCTGGTTCGGTGGAGGAATAGACCTGACACCGCACTATGTTGATGAGACAGATGCCCGTTATTTCCATCAACAACTAAAGGCGGTATGCGATAAGCACGATAGCACATTTTACGGTAAATTTAAGAAATGGGCCGACGACTATTTCTATATTCGTCATCGGCAAGAAACGCGCGGCGTGGGGGGGATATTTTATGACAAGTTAAATAGTGAAAATACAGGGCTTAGTATGGATGAGATTTTTGCTTTTTCATGCGATCTAGGCCGCACTTTTGCTCCGACGTACACAACACTAGTTGAAAAGAACCGGCATAAAACGTTTACCGAACAACAAAAAAATTGGCAGCTAATACGTCGCGGTCGTTATGTCGAATTTAATCTTGTATGGGACTCGGGTACTAAATTCGGGTTGGAAACGAATGGACGTATAGAATCGATATTGATGAGTTTACCGGCCCAAGCCAATTGGGCATATGATTATCATCCTGAAGCCGGCTCTGAAGAAGCCAAGACCTTATCATTATTACGAAAAGGTATTAACTGGATTTAA
- a CDS encoding Rieske (2Fe-2S) protein, protein MVHWYKIEHAEILKNNGVSEHKFGRKIICITWFENQIYAFSRKCPHAGAMLKNGWCERGKIICPFHRHEFDLTTGKGNPEQYNFIHIYPIKMEDDEYFVGLEIGFWQGLFT, encoded by the coding sequence ATGGTTCATTGGTACAAAATTGAACACGCCGAAATTCTAAAAAATAATGGTGTCAGCGAGCATAAATTCGGTCGGAAAATTATCTGTATTACTTGGTTCGAAAATCAAATCTATGCTTTCTCTCGAAAATGCCCACATGCTGGCGCTATGTTGAAAAATGGCTGGTGTGAGCGAGGAAAAATAATCTGTCCTTTTCATCGCCATGAATTCGACCTCACAACGGGAAAGGGCAATCCGGAACAATATAATTTTATACATATATATCCTATAAAAATGGAGGATGACGAGTATTTTGTAGGGTTGGAGATTGGTTTTTGGCAAGGTTTATTTACGTAG
- a CDS encoding ATP cone domain-containing protein — protein MQIKKYSGEIVPFNGEALRKSLTRSGADMDQVNQVYNKVLNEIYDGISTRELYQLAFDTLKTVRASYAARYSLKKALRDLGPEGFYFEKYIAHLLQSMGYESTTGQTVQGHAVSHELDVVAYKDGKLITAECKFRNDIDARISVTTPMYYLSRFKDISNINYQFFGKQLQFHEGWLITNAYFTSDSIDFAEYYQINLLSWDYPKDNSIKKRVDKAVFYPITCLTTLSDAEEQQLLKNQLILVKDLVNNPEKLDLLNLAKNRREEVLNEAHELLNYEVEEEY, from the coding sequence ATGCAAATCAAAAAATATTCAGGTGAAATAGTACCTTTCAACGGTGAAGCTTTACGCAAATCACTGACTCGTTCTGGTGCCGATATGGATCAGGTCAATCAAGTTTACAATAAGGTTCTCAACGAAATATATGATGGAATTTCAACTAGAGAGCTCTATCAGCTTGCATTTGACACGCTGAAAACTGTTCGAGCATCCTATGCAGCTCGCTATAGTTTAAAGAAGGCACTTCGAGATCTTGGACCAGAGGGTTTTTATTTTGAAAAATACATTGCACATCTTTTACAGTCAATGGGCTACGAAAGCACGACCGGACAAACCGTGCAGGGGCATGCTGTTTCCCATGAATTGGATGTTGTGGCATATAAAGATGGAAAATTGATTACTGCAGAATGCAAGTTTCGCAATGATATTGACGCTAGAATTTCGGTGACAACTCCGATGTATTACCTGTCAAGATTTAAAGATATCAGCAATATCAATTATCAGTTCTTTGGAAAACAGCTGCAGTTTCATGAAGGGTGGCTGATCACCAATGCGTACTTTACCTCCGATTCGATTGATTTTGCCGAGTACTATCAAATTAACTTGCTATCTTGGGATTATCCGAAAGACAATAGCATCAAAAAAAGAGTAGACAAAGCTGTCTTCTATCCGATTACATGCCTAACAACACTTTCTGACGCAGAAGAGCAGCAACTACTCAAAAACCAGCTAATTTTGGTAAAGGACCTTGTCAACAATCCGGAAAAACTTGACCTCTTAAATCTCGCAAAAAATCGCAGAGAAGAGGTTTTAAATGAAGCTCATGAACTCTTGAACTACGAAGTGGAAGAAGAGTATTAG
- a CDS encoding M16 family metallopeptidase, which produces MVSYQKFILENGLRVLVHEDHNTAMACVNILYDVGARDESPEQTGFAHLFEHLMFGGSINIPNFDTELQKVGGENNAFTSNDITNYYITLPSSNLETALWLESDRMLSLAFSAQSLEVQRNVVIEEFKQRYLNQPYGDAWLKLRPLAYQVHPYRWATIGKELSHIEEATMEDVKAFFKLHYNPQNAIMVVSGDVHFEEVKFLTQKWFGDIEPGVKYNRQLPKEPEQKAMRRETIWAEVPLDALYIAFHGPSRLEEGYFAMDLLSDILSRGSSSRLYRRLVKEGKLFSEINAYVMGSIDSNLFIIEGKPTAGISLEEAERAVWSELDILKSELVTQNELEKVKNKIESTNVFAELSILDKAMNLAYHELLGDADGINTEVSKYLLVSAAEVQRQAQAIFRPENASILLYKSKMEEEAIHVG; this is translated from the coding sequence ATGGTTTCTTATCAAAAATTTATATTAGAAAACGGGCTCCGTGTTTTGGTTCACGAGGACCACAATACGGCTATGGCCTGTGTCAACATTTTATACGATGTGGGTGCACGGGATGAGTCGCCGGAGCAAACCGGATTCGCCCATTTATTTGAGCACCTGATGTTTGGCGGCAGTATCAATATTCCTAATTTTGATACTGAACTGCAAAAAGTTGGAGGAGAGAATAATGCTTTCACAAGCAACGATATCACCAACTATTACATCACATTGCCCTCATCAAATCTAGAGACAGCGTTGTGGTTAGAGTCGGACCGGATGCTGAGTTTGGCTTTTTCAGCACAGAGTCTTGAAGTACAACGGAATGTAGTGATCGAAGAATTTAAGCAGCGTTACTTGAATCAACCTTATGGGGATGCATGGCTTAAGTTGCGCCCCTTAGCTTATCAGGTACATCCTTATCGATGGGCAACGATCGGCAAGGAATTGAGTCATATCGAAGAAGCTACAATGGAAGATGTGAAAGCCTTTTTCAAATTACATTATAATCCGCAGAATGCAATAATGGTTGTTTCCGGTGATGTACATTTTGAAGAAGTTAAGTTTTTAACCCAAAAATGGTTTGGTGATATTGAACCCGGTGTAAAATATAATCGTCAATTGCCGAAAGAACCAGAACAGAAAGCAATGCGGCGTGAAACTATTTGGGCGGAGGTACCTTTGGATGCACTTTACATAGCATTTCATGGGCCGTCACGATTGGAAGAAGGTTATTTTGCTATGGATCTTTTATCAGATATTTTATCTCGAGGTTCTTCTTCACGTTTGTATCGACGGTTGGTTAAGGAAGGAAAGTTATTTAGCGAGATAAACGCTTATGTAATGGGAAGCATCGATAGTAACCTCTTCATTATAGAAGGAAAACCAACTGCGGGCATTTCGCTAGAAGAAGCGGAGCGGGCGGTGTGGTCTGAATTGGACATTTTAAAATCCGAATTAGTAACTCAGAATGAGTTGGAAAAGGTGAAAAATAAGATCGAATCGACCAATGTCTTTGCGGAATTGTCCATTTTGGATAAAGCGATGAATCTAGCTTACCATGAGTTGCTAGGCGATGCAGATGGTATCAACACAGAGGTCTCAAAATACCTGTTGGTAAGTGCCGCGGAGGTTCAGCGCCAGGCGCAAGCAATTTTTAGACCTGAAAATGCTTCGATATTACTATATAAATCAAAAATGGAGGAGGAGGCTATACATGTTGGATAG
- a CDS encoding YgaP family membrane protein, producing the protein MSNLLTFAFDKIKTKIEDDCIEENIGTSERVLSVIAGGFILGMGVKKLIKSPLTGFSGLTLGGALIYRGVTGHCDVKKVLEDKDIKKVEVIEHRYFVK; encoded by the coding sequence ATGAGTAACCTACTAACATTTGCATTTGACAAGATCAAGACGAAGATAGAAGACGATTGCATCGAAGAGAATATTGGTACCTCTGAACGGGTTTTATCGGTGATTGCCGGAGGCTTTATATTAGGTATGGGTGTCAAAAAATTAATTAAGTCGCCATTGACAGGATTTTCTGGATTAACACTTGGTGGCGCTTTGATTTACCGAGGAGTAACTGGTCATTGCGATGTGAAAAAAGTTTTGGAAGACAAAGACATAAAAAAAGTTGAGGTAATCGAACATCGCTATTTTGTAAAATAA
- a CDS encoding NAD(P)H-dependent glycerol-3-phosphate dehydrogenase gives MQGKKIGIIGSGSWATAMIKMLCENDQDKHIFWWVRKEEDAEYIQKFKHNPTYLSSVSVDLNITTIDTDAKNVIANSDIVILNTPAAYLKEALANVTKEDFSDKIVVSAIKGIIPKDNLIIGEFLEQRYSVNIDQICVVGGPCHAEEVALGKLSYLTFGCKNLDSAALVASFLSSRVIKTILSVDVLGIEFGAVLKNIYALAGGICHGLGYGDNFQAVLVSNAIREMRRFVGKVDGDTSRDVNTSAYLGDLLVTAYSQFSRNRTFGNMIGKGYSVQSAQLEMNMVAEGYYASACIQEYAKKYDVELPICDAVHQILYEHLPSSKIIQALSEKLT, from the coding sequence ATGCAGGGGAAAAAGATTGGTATAATTGGTAGCGGAAGCTGGGCTACAGCTATGATCAAGATGCTATGCGAAAATGACCAAGATAAACATATTTTTTGGTGGGTAAGAAAAGAGGAGGATGCAGAATATATTCAGAAGTTTAAGCACAATCCTACGTATTTGAGCAGCGTATCAGTTGACCTTAACATTACTACGATTGATACTGATGCAAAAAACGTGATTGCGAATTCAGATATAGTGATTTTGAATACTCCCGCTGCTTATTTGAAAGAGGCCTTAGCGAATGTCACGAAAGAAGATTTCAGTGATAAAATTGTTGTTTCGGCTATCAAAGGGATCATTCCTAAAGATAATTTGATCATCGGTGAGTTTTTGGAACAGCGCTATTCGGTTAATATAGATCAGATCTGTGTGGTAGGAGGTCCCTGCCATGCCGAGGAGGTGGCCTTAGGTAAATTGTCTTATTTAACTTTCGGATGCAAAAATTTAGATAGTGCGGCTTTGGTCGCTTCGTTTTTATCCTCACGTGTTATCAAAACCATTTTGTCTGTCGATGTACTTGGAATAGAGTTTGGAGCAGTACTAAAAAATATTTATGCTTTGGCTGGCGGTATTTGTCATGGATTAGGTTATGGAGATAATTTTCAGGCTGTATTGGTGTCCAATGCAATCCGGGAGATGCGACGATTTGTGGGCAAAGTGGATGGAGATACCTCTCGTGACGTAAATACGTCAGCCTACTTGGGAGATCTTTTAGTGACAGCTTATTCTCAGTTCAGCAGAAATAGGACTTTTGGGAATATGATCGGAAAAGGGTATAGCGTACAGTCTGCTCAATTAGAAATGAATATGGTAGCTGAAGGGTACTATGCTTCTGCTTGTATTCAGGAATACGCTAAAAAATATGATGTTGAACTGCCCATATGTGATGCTGTACATCAAATTTTATATGAGCATCTTCCTTCGTCTAAAATTATTCAAGCTTTGAGCGAAAAATTAACATAA